One stretch of Diabrotica undecimpunctata isolate CICGRU chromosome 5, icDiaUnde3, whole genome shotgun sequence DNA includes these proteins:
- the LOC140442145 gene encoding uncharacterized protein, whose product MIHSNKKLDDMKKYYYLKGSLEGSAAQVIKEIKFGASYYNSAWNSLCERYDRAKMLIHKHVKALFNIETISKETSHKIRALVDEVSNHLQALENLNKCTDNWDLLLIHMITSKFDNNILRDWEKHTKEMQDETWSDLKRFLRDRADYLEKIEGKIEKQPSIQEKSGKFDAKQRSKGYARSFTSTSEFNGTSKGCVFCKGDHSIYSCEQFLRLSIFERRNFVNKAKLCLNCLRTGHIRSKCKLGPCRKCKQWHNTLIHKEISSNKHENNETIANNNTSLTTITALPSVQQTILSTACVKIADSRGKYHTARALLDSGSQKSFITERFFNLLGFQGQATNLSITGISNQTSCSSRKCNICIESQYHYFKADVTFFILKEITSNLPATFVDNETLNIPSNIILADSKFLESRPIDILIGADLFWQLLCPNQIKINQYVFQETHLGWVASGQVGLSSLNNIRCHLSTSINLDLQMQLEKFWELEECQSTKILSTEEQFCEEHFKENTRRNENGRFIVRLSLKQSLESLGESKVQAEQRFYSLERKLKGNLSFRELYVQFMQEYQELNHMTAIEENDYPHPVYYMPHHGVLREQSLTTKLRVVFDCSAPTTSGLSLNHIQCVGPTLQDDLFSILIRFRQHRYVVTADIEKMYRMITVDDECKNLQRILWRDDPSEPIKTFVLNTVTYGQACASYLAIRCLIQLATDNEKTFPEIAEIILRDFYVDDMLTGADTIEETQHICQTVSNILKAGCFNLRKWYSNDNKVLDGLQHSNDACILKFDPEEKAKPLGLTWSCNADLLHFEVETLPINKIPTKRSVLSSISKIFDPLGLLGPCTVLAKTIMQKLWLEKISWDAPIPNDLAERWIKFQSELAQLSQVNLPRHAICKNYKYIEIHGFADSSSIAYGACIYLRSLDHDNQVHIHLLCSKSKVAPIKTISIPRLELCGALLLARLFNKVKQSLRITINETILWSDSTIVLSWIRTSPNLPNTFVSNRVSEIQSLTSNCKWRHVSSRDNPCDILSRGLFPSHILNHEIWWSGPPWLQLNESSWPTSKFDYILDLPELKQQNFTHLATASKLFPFERFLRLSHLKRVVAVCFRFKSNSLRSDKEKRSLNKFPISIDELDQAFHSLIRMSQKESFSNEIELLTNNKSIIKGKLASLNPFLDDKGLLRVGGRLINSSYEFNKIHPIVLDSKHKFCQLLFQFEHYRLMHLGPQGLLATIREQFWPIGGRRLARSTVKSCLTCFRFNPKTIQPIMGNLPKERLNLSSPFSYTGVDYAGPFNIKTHKGRGGSIIKGYISLFICFTTKAVHMELVSNLSANEFLLALRRFVARRGKPIKIFSDNGTNFVGAFKELGTFLSNNELTLQKAYTQEAISWHFNPPYSPHMGGIWEAGVKSCKHHLKRVLQNTHFTFEEFNTMLNQIEAILNSRPLCPLSSDPSDYTPLTPAHFLIGRPLVACPDRNITEERVNRLTRYQHIQLLCQHFWRRWSLEYIAELQYRTKWKTNHGSLSEGSLVLLKSDNTLPTQWRLGRIVHIFKGSDNVARVASIKTQDGIVKRSFTKICPLPIES is encoded by the coding sequence atgataCACAGCAATAAAAAATTGGACgatatgaaaaaatattattatcttaAAGGTTCATTAGAAGGTTCCGCGGCACAAgtcattaaagaaattaaattcgGGGCTTCTTATTACAACAGTGCTTGGAACTCACTATGCGAAAGATACGATAGGGCTAAAATGTTAATTCATAAGCACGTAAAAGCACTTTTTAATATAGAAACAATAAGCAAAGAAACTTCACACAAAATACGAGCATTGGTTGATGAAGTTTCTAATCATTTGCAGGCATTAGAGAATTTAAATAAATGTACTGACAATTGGGATCTACTCTTGATTCATATGATTACATCTAAATTTGACAACAATATTTTACGTGATTGGGAAAAACATACTAAAGAGATGCAAGACGAAACGTGGAGCGATTTAAAGCGATTTCTAAGGGATCGTGCAGactatttagaaaaaatagaggGTAAGATTGAAAAGCAGCCTTCAATACAAGAGAAATCGGGTAAATTCGATGCCAAACAACGGTCTAAAGGGTATGCTCGAAGTTTTACTTCTACAAGCGAGTTTAACGGTACTAGCAAAGGCTGTGTTTTCTGCAAGGGCGATCATTCAATTTATTCCTGTGAGCAATTTCTTAGGCTTTCTATTTTTGAGAGGCGCAATTTTGTCAATAAAGCCAAATTATGTCTAAACTGCTTAAGAACAGGCCATATTCGTTCTAAATGCAAACTAGGGCCTTGCCGAAAATGTAAGCAATGGCACAATACTCTTATTCATAAGGAAATCTCTAGTAATAAACATGAAAACAATGAAACTATAGCAAACAATAACACTTCTCTAACTACCATAACTGCATTGCCCTCTGTGCAGCAAACAATTTTATCAACTGCCTGTGTAAAAATAGCAGATTCGAGGGGTAAATATCACACTGCGCGTGCGCTTCTAGATTCAGGTTCTCAGAAATCATTCATAACCGAGCGCTTCTTCAATCTCTTAGGTTTTCAGGGTCAAGCTACCAATCTTTCTATCACTGGCATCAGCAATCAGACTTCTTGTTCTTCCAGAAAGTGCAATATATGTATAGAATCACAATATCACTATTTTAAGGCtgatgttacattttttattctaAAGGAAATAACTAGCAATCTACCTGCAACATTTGTCGATAATGAAACCTTGAATATCCCAAGCAATATTATCCTAGCAGATTCTAAGTTTCTCGAATCTAGACCTATTGACATTTTAATTGGGGCAGATCTATTTTGGCAACTATTATGTCCCAACCAAATCAAAATCAACCAGTACGTTTTCCAAGAGACTCATCTAGGATGGGTTGCATCGGGTCAGGTCGGCCTCTCTAGTTTAAACAATATCAGATGCCACCTCAGCACTAGCATTAATTTGGATTTGCAAATGCAATTAGAAAAATTTTGGGAATTGGAGGAATGCCAATCTACCAAGATTCTCTCCACTGAAGAGCAATTTTGTGAAGAGCACTTCAAGGAAAATACACGTCGTAACGAGAACGGTCGATTTATTGTGCGTCTTTCATTAAAGCAGTCACTAGAATCACTAGGTGAATCCAAGGTTCAAGCAGAACAGAGATTCTACAGCCTTGAAAGAAAACTAAAAGGAAATCTATCATTTCGTGAATTGTACGTTCAGTTCATGCAAGAATACCAAGAGCTTAATCACATGACTGCGATAGAAGAAAACGATTATCCTCATCCTGTATACTATATGCCACATCATGGAGTGCTTCGTGAACAAAGTTTGACTACCAAACTACGAGTAGTATTTGACTGTTCAGCACCGACCACGTCAGGGTTGTCTTTGAACCATATTCAATGCGTCGGGCCTACCTTACAGGATGATCTATTTTCAATACTAATTAGATTTCGTCAGCACCGATATGTCGTAACAGCGGACATCGAGAAAATGTATCGCATGATTACTGTTGACGATGAGTGCAAAAACTTACAAAGAATATTATGGAGGGACGATCCTTCCGAACCAATAAAAACATTTGTTCTAAACACCGTTACATACGGACAAGCATGTGCGTCTTACTTAGCAATAAGATGTCTCATCCAACTCGCCACAGACAATGAAAAAACTTTTCCCGAGATAGCGGAAATTATTCTGCGCGATTTCTACGTTGACGATATGCTTACTGGAGCAGACACTATTGAAGAAACCCAACATATTTGTCAAACCGTCTCAAACATTTTAAAGGCAGGTTGTTTTAATCTACGAAAATGGTATTCTAATGACAATAAAGTATTAGATGGCTTGCAGCATTCAAACGATGCATGTATTTTGAAGTTTGATCCAGAAGAAAAGGCAAAACCGCTTGGACTAACATGGTCATGTAATGCGGATTTACTACATTTTGAGGTGGAAACACTACCCATCAATAAAATTCCTACGAAGCGATCTGTTCTTTCTTCAATATCCAAGATTTTTGATCCATTAGGACTTTTAGGTCCATGCACAGTGTTAGCCAAAACTATAATGCAAAAACTTTGGCTCGAGAAGATTTCTTGGGATGCACCCATTCCAAACGATTTAGCAGAACGTTGGATTAAATTCCAATCTGAATTAGCCCAGCTTAGTCAAGTCAATCTTCCTAGGCATGCCATATGCAAGAATTACAAATACATTGAAATTCATGGATTTGCCGATAGCTCTAGTATTGCATATGGGGCGTGCATTTATTTGCGTAGTCTAGATCATGACAATCAGGTCCACATTCATTTACTTTGCTCCAAGTCAAaggtagctccaataaaaacaatTAGTATCCCTAGGTTAGAGCTTTGCGGAGCACTTTTGTTAGCACGTTTATTCAATAAAGTGAAGCAATCTTTGAGAATAACAATAAACGAAACCATTTTATGGTCGGATTCTACTATAGTACTATCCTGGATTCGCACCAGTCCAAATTTACCGAACACATTCGTCAGTAATCGAGTATCCGAAATTCAATCTCTCACTTCCAATTGCAAATGGCGACACGTATCATCACGTGACAATCCATGTGACATCTTGTCCAGAGGTCTATTTCCCAGCCATATTTTGAATCACGAGATATGGTGGTCAGGTCCTCCATGGCTTCAGTTAAATGAATCCTCTTGGCCCACCTCAAAGTTCGACTATATTTTAGACCTACCAGAATTAAAGCAACAGAATTTCACTCATTTGGCCACTGCCTCAAAGTTATTTCCATTTGAGCGCTTTTTACGTCTTAGTCATTTAAAAAGAGTGGTTGCTGTGTGTTTTCGTTTCAAATCAAATTCTCTGCGCTCAGATAAGGAGAAAAGATCTCTTAATAAATTTCCTATTTCCATTGACGAATTAGATCAAGCTTTTCATTCATTAATTCGAATGTCACAAAAGGAATCTTTCTCAAATGAAATTGAACTCTTAACCAATAACAAATCAATAATTAAGGGCAAACTAGCTAGTCTAAACCCATTTTTGGACGATAAAGGACTTCTGCGGGTAGGCGGTCGTCTGATCAATTCTTCctatgaatttaataaaattcatcCTATTGTTTTAGACTCAAAGCACAAGTTTTGTCAGCTTCTTTTTCAATTTGAGCACTATAGATTAATGCATCTTGGTCCTCAGGGTTTGTTAGCCACTATCCGAGAACAATTCTGGCCCATCGGGGGCAGAAGACTCGCTAGGTCAACAGTTAAATCGTGCCTCACTTGTTTTCGATTTAATCCAAAGACCATACAACCTATAATGGGTAACTTACCTAAGGAGCGCCTCAATTTGTCTAGTCCTTTTAGCTATACCGGAGTAGATTATGCTGGACCTTTCAATATCAAAACGCACAAGGGGCGTGGTGGTTCTATAATTAAAGGTTACATCAGCTTGTTTATCTGCTTCACTACAAAGGCGGTGCATATGGAACTTGTTTCAAATCTTTCAGCAAACGAATTTTTACTTGCTCTTCGTAGATTTGTTGCACGGAGGGGCAAGCCTATAAAGATATTTTCCGACAACGGAACTAATTTTGTTGGGGCATTTAAAGAGTTAGGTACTTTTCTTTCTAATAACGAACTAACCTTGCAGAAAGCATATACTCAAGAAGCTATTTCATGGCATTTCAACCCACCGTATTCACCACATATGGGCGGAATCTGGGAAGCGGGTGTTAAGAGTTGTAAGCACCATTTAAAGAGAGttcttcaaaacactcattttaCATTTGAGGAATTCAATACTATGTTAAATCAAATTGAGGCTATATTAAATTCCCGTCCGCTCTGTCCGCTATCATCCGATCCCTCCGACTATACTCCATTAACTCCTGCTCATTTTTTAATTGGTCGACCATTGGTTGCATGTCCAGACCGCAACATTACTGAAGAAAGGGTAAACCGTCTTACCAGATATCAGCACATCCAGTTATTGTGTCAGCATTTTTGGCGACGTTGGAGTCTCGAATACATAGCCGAACTTCAATACAGAACCAAATGGAAAACCAACCATGGCAGCCTATCTGAGGGTTCTCTTGTTTTACTCAAGTCGGACAATACTCTACCTACTCAATGGCGTTTAGGTCGCATCGTTCATATTTTCAAAGGCTCTGATAACGTCGCAAGAGTAGCATCAATCAAGACCCAAGATGGAATCGTTAAGCGGAGCTTTACGAAAATTTGTCCATTACCAATTGAAAGCTAA